GTCAGATAAAGCCGCACTTCGTAAAGCGCTTGCCTATATGGGCTTAGAAGAAGGGCAACCATTAACTTCAATCGATATCCAATACGTATTTATCGGCTCATGTACGAACTCACGCTTAAGTGATTTACGAGCTGCTGCAAATGTTATTCAAGGACGTAAAGTTCATGAAAACGTAACAGCAATCGTTGTCCCAGGTTCCCATTCTACAAAAAAACAAGCAGAAGCAGAAGGTTTAGATAAAATTTTCATTGATGCAGGTTTTGAATGGCGCGAATCCGGTTGTTCGATGTGCTTAGCGATGAATGATGATGTGGTCCCAGCTGGTAAACGCTGTGCATCAACCTCAAACCGTAATTTCGAAGGTCGTCAAGGTGCTGGTGCTCGCACGCACTTAGTATCACCTCCGATGGCAGCTGCTGCTGCGATTGCAGGTCACTTTGTAGATGTACGAGAATTCGTGAAGGAAACTGTGTAAAGGCACCATTTACACGGAAAGGATGATTGAAAATGCAACCAATTAATATCGTAAATAGTGTGATAACACCACTTGATCGTAAAAATGTCGATACAGATCAAATCATTTCGAAAGAGTTTTTAAAACGCATTGAGCGTACAGGCTTTGGTCAATTTTTATTTTATCATTGGCGTTTTGATGCACAAGGCAATGAAGTACAGGACTTTGTATTAAATAAAGCAGAATTTAAAAACTCTAAAATTTTAGTAGCGCAAGATAATTTTGGCTGTGGCTCTTCACGTGAGCATGCACCGTGGGCAATTTTAGATTATGGCTTTAACGTCGTCATTGCCCCTTCATTTGCGGATATTTTCCATAATAACTGCTTCAAAAATGGTATATTACCTATCAAGTTAACGGAAGCAGAGTGCGATGAAATTTTAGCAAAAGGTTTAGAGAAACCTTATCATGTAGAAGTAAATCTTGAAGCACAAACAGTAACAGGTGAAGATGGTAAAGTTTATACATTCAACATCGATTCTTATTATAAAGAAACGTTACTAAATGGCTGGGATGAAATTGCCCTAACATTTAAATACGAAGACCATATTGCTGCCTATGAAGCACAACGTGTAGCCTACTAATGGGCAAGTAAAGCCGAGAAGAGTGTTAGATTGACTGGAATCAATCTAACACTTTTTTGCTGTTTGATGGGAATGTTGCCAGCATAGCTACTTCGAAATACTGAAAACAAGGAAGCCTTTGTCTTTCTTTTGCTAAGTCGTTAAAATAGAAAGAAGGAATCGAAAGGATGATTTAAATGATTACAGTAATTGGTAGTTTAAATATGGATTTAGTGATACAAATGGCGGATTTCCCACAACAGGGAGAAACGGTTCTTGGGCAACACTTTCAAACAAGTCCTGGAGGAAAGGGGGCTAATCAGGCGATTGCTGCGGCTCGTTTAGGCAGCAACGTCACAATGATTGGTTGTGTAGGCGATGATCGTTTTGGGCATACATTGCGAACAGTTTTAGAGCAGGAGCATATTGATACAACATCGCTTCTAACAACTTCAGAATCGACGGGCATTGCGAATATTTTAGTGCATCACAATGATAATCGTATCATCGTGGTCCCAGGAGCAAATTATAAGCTGGAACCAACACATTTGGATGCTGTAAAAGATGTCATTACACAAAGTCAAATGGTAATCTTACAGCTTGAAATTCCGATGGAGACGACAGCACATGCTATAAAATTATGTAAGGAAGCGAATGTACCAGTGCTGTTAAACCCAGCCCCAGCGGCGAACTTTGATATGTGCTGGATGGATGATATTACCTACTTGACCCCAAATGAAATTGAGTGTGCCCAGCTATTCGGAAACGATTTCGATCAAACGCTCGAAAAATATCCGAATAAACTAATTATTACACTTGGTCGTGATGGGGCACGTTACTTTGATGGCGAATATCCTATTCATGTCCCTGGCTATATGACAAAAGCGGAGGATACAACTGGGGCTGGGGATACTTTCAATGGTGCGCTTGCCTATGCATTAGTAGAGGGGCAATCGTTGGATGAAGCAGTGTACTTTGCGAATATAGCGGCCTCGCTAGCGGTTGAGCAAGTAAGTGCACAAGGCGGTATGCCAACACTTAGTAAAGTTTATGCGAGAATGGCTGGTTTGGACGAATAAAAAACATTACGCTTTATAAGTAAAGTGTTGGGATGTGTGGATTTTCTAGTTATTAGCATGAGGCACTATCATTGCATATACCTAGTTGTGCGATAAATGTGAAAAATAGAGAAATTTAACCTAAGAAGTAAATCCTATTTGTGACAAGTCGAACTAAGTAGTTTGTCCTTTTTTGTCATTAAATTTCATGACTATATATAAGAAATCGAATAGTTTCCTTTATAATGGAACTATAGATACATATGAAAGTAGGTTTTGAGGATGACGAATATTGACACTACGCCAATCGACTATACAGCCTCAGCGAATAATATTTTGCCACAGTTTGTGGATCGTTTACGTCAACTGCACAGCATTATTGTACAAAATACATATGTGAAAGATACAGCTAAGCACTTAAATCGTATAATCCAAGATGCAAACAATCAAACAATGGTACTGATAGTCGGAAAAGAACGAGTAGGAAAAACAACACTGGTAAATGGTCTTCTTGGTCGTTCTATTTTACCTGTAAGCGATCAAAATCCGACAGGGGTTAATACGTTTTTACGATATGGTGAGCATGAGGAAATTAAAGCATATTTTTTAGATGGTATGGTGGCAATATTTGATATGAGCAAATTAGAATTACTTACTACAGGTGATACGTTTGCATCACAAATTTTACGTGAACATTTAGATTATCTAGAAGTATATGTTAAGCATGAGTTATTAAAATCTGTGACAATTATCGATTCGGTCTCATTAGAAGCGGGTGGGGGAGAAATGGCATACTTCTCCGAATCGCTAATCAATCGAGTGGATGAAATTTTTTGGGTGTTACGTTCAGAATCGATGGCCATCGATGCAGAAGTTTTATTAATGGAAGCTTTAAAAAATAAAGGGGTAGTCCCACTTTGTATCGTTAATGGCATCGATAAAAATAATAATACAGAAGCCTTTATTCGTTCTGA
This genomic interval from Lysinibacillus sphaericus contains the following:
- the rbsK gene encoding ribokinase, with product MITVIGSLNMDLVIQMADFPQQGETVLGQHFQTSPGGKGANQAIAAARLGSNVTMIGCVGDDRFGHTLRTVLEQEHIDTTSLLTTSESTGIANILVHHNDNRIIVVPGANYKLEPTHLDAVKDVITQSQMVILQLEIPMETTAHAIKLCKEANVPVLLNPAPAANFDMCWMDDITYLTPNEIECAQLFGNDFDQTLEKYPNKLIITLGRDGARYFDGEYPIHVPGYMTKAEDTTGAGDTFNGALAYALVEGQSLDEAVYFANIAASLAVEQVSAQGGMPTLSKVYARMAGLDE
- the leuD gene encoding 3-isopropylmalate dehydratase small subunit, with the protein product MQPINIVNSVITPLDRKNVDTDQIISKEFLKRIERTGFGQFLFYHWRFDAQGNEVQDFVLNKAEFKNSKILVAQDNFGCGSSREHAPWAILDYGFNVVIAPSFADIFHNNCFKNGILPIKLTEAECDEILAKGLEKPYHVEVNLEAQTVTGEDGKVYTFNIDSYYKETLLNGWDEIALTFKYEDHIAAYEAQRVAY